One window of the Trifolium pratense cultivar HEN17-A07 linkage group LG2, ARS_RC_1.1, whole genome shotgun sequence genome contains the following:
- the LOC123905990 gene encoding cell division cycle 20.1, cofactor of APC complex-like yields the protein MDSGSLSSSAVKIGSRYPLQRKTSKDNLDRFIPNRSAMDFDYAHYMLTEGAKGKENPVVCSPSREAYRKLLAESLNMNRTRILAFKNKPPTPVDLIPHEITLSTHQQDRTAKPRRIIPQTSERTLDAPDLVDDYYLNLLDWGSANVLAIALGNTVYLWDASNGSTSELVTVDDENGPITSVSWAPDGRHIAVGLNNSEVQLWDTASDKQLRTLRGGHRQRVGSLAWNNHILTTGGMDGRIINNDVRIRSPIVETYRGHEQEVCGLKWSASGQQLASGGNDNLLYIWDRGTASSSSPTQWLHRLEDHTSAVKALAWCPFQGNLLATGGGSGDRSIKFWNTHTGACLNSVDTGSQVCSLLWNKNERELLSSHGFTQNQLTLWKYPSMVKMGELNGHTSRVLYMAQSPDGCTVATAAADETLRFWNAFGTPKVVAKAAPKARAEPFSHINRIR from the exons ATGGATTCAGGATCTTTGAGTTCTTCCGCCGTCAAAATTGGATCACGCTATCCTCTTCAGAGAAAGACTTCCAAAGATAAT TTGGACAGATTTATACCGAATAGATCCGCAATGGACTTCGATTATGCTCACTACATGCTAACAGAAGGGGCTAAAGGTAAGGAAAACCCAGTTGTGTGCTCCCCTTCCAGAGAGGCTTACAGGAAGCTACTTGCAGAATCTTTGAACATGAACCGGACCAGAATTCTAGCTTTCAAGAACAAGCCGCCTACACCAGTTGATTTGATCCCTCATGAGATTACTTTATCAACTCATCAACAAGATAGAACCGCCAAGCCAAGGCGAATTATTCCTCAG ACTTCTGAGAGGACATTGGATGCTCCTGACCTTGTGGATGATTATTACCTCAATTTATTGGATTGGGGAAGTGCCAATGTTCTTGCTATAGCACTTGGAAACACAGTGTATTTGTGGGATGCATCAAACGGTTCCACTTCAGAACTCGTTACCGTGGATGACGAAAACGGCCCGATCACATCCGTAAGCTGGGCTCCTGATGGGCGTCATATTGCTGTTGGTTTGAACAACTCTGAAGTTCAACTGTGGGATACTGCTTCGGATAAGCAG TTGAGAACTTTAAGAGGTGGGCATAGGCAGCGTGTGGGGTCTTTGGCATGGAACAATCACATACTAACAACTGGAGGGATGGATGGTAGAATCATCAATAATGATGTAAGAATTAGATCACCCATTGTTGAAACATACAGAGGGCATGAGCAAGAAGTTTGTGGGTTGAAATGGTCTGCTTCAGGTCAACAATTAGCCAGTGGAGGGAATGATAATCTACTTTATATCTGGGATAGAGGTACAGCATCTTCTAGTTCCCCAACACAGTGGCTTCACAGGCTTGAGGATCATACATCTGCAGTAAAGGCACTTGCTTGGTGTCCTTTCCAAGGGAATTTGCTAGCTACTGGTGGAGGTAGTGGCGATCGAAGCATCAAGTTTTGGAATACACACACAGGTGCATGCTTGAACTCAGTTGACACTGGGTCTCAGGTATGTTCCCTGTTGTGGAACAAGAATGAGAGGGAGTTGCTCAGCTCTCATGGATTTACACAGAATCAGCTAACACTTTGGAAATATCCTTCAATGGTGAAGATGGGAGAGCTCAATGGTCACACTTCAAGAGTTCTTTATATGGCGCAGAGCCCGGATGGTTGCACAGTGGCAACAGCAGCCGCAGACGAAACATTGAGGTTTTGGAATGCTTTTGGCACTCCAAAAGTAGTTGCCAAAGCTGCGCCAAAAGCGAGAGCTGAGCCATTTTCACATATTAATCGCATTCGATAA
- the LOC123905991 gene encoding uncharacterized protein At1g51745-like yields the protein MEGLSPLDSAVGSLVWVQRRNGSWWPGQILCSDDVTGSDNPTSSRSGTPVKLLGREDAIVEWYNLEKSKRVKAFRCGEFDGLIERAECAQGMPLKKREKYARREDAILHALMLEREMLKKQYKSGPGQMSAAFRAKRSRCVYLPAESSDSLDYNETPPNIPVTSSQLGGEYPYQSSFDEESESDSSETASMDSESDSSETDNDEEMNTFSDSSHDAEEQESTSGEEPGVLAISGDMPHLYRREPRTVGEALPKWQFKEKRNSFNLARRSVVAPDDSDQMFGSEDEYSLTPEAVAKGQNKTCHGVDWDEWPWEDQPGLKGYSNFKEFDPLDSDLYHYDGGNGSMLVDVDIKVQTSYRKEPVPIVSVMSKIDGRSIIGHPIKIEALKEGSTDNLFSAIDDFSNDAVGYEGKSVLPIPLAWGTARRTTGRRTAARRTANFRVPRPHILSSNVDEDFSLDQEKNIDYKKLNGGSSGHNASLWKKSGLNNAGPSIDKKASKKGAKKLNLTSSQKTRTLSSLSIEDNLNRKSSLTRSFNRTGKLTKPEVSGITTVACIPVKLVFSRLLEKINRPPLKASTNADVLNTGVEKRS from the exons atgGAAGGGTTAAGCCCGTTGGATAGCGCCGTTGGATCCCTCGTTTGGGTCCAACGAAGAAATGGTTCCTGGTGGCCGGGTCAGATACTCTGCTCCGACGACGTCACCGGTTCTGATAACCCGACCTCTTCTAGATCCGGAACTCCGGTTAAGCTTCTCGGAAGAGAAGATGCTATTGT agAATGGTATAATTTGGAGAAATCCAAGCGGGTGAAGGCATTCCGATGCGGCGAATTTGATGGTTTAATTGAAAGGGCGGAGTGCGCCCAGGGTATGCCCTTGAAGAAAAGGGAGAAGTATGCCCGGAGAGAAGATGCTATTCTCCACGCTCTTATGCTCGAGAGGGAAATGCTGAAGAAGCAGTATAAATCAG GACCTGGGCAAATGAGCGCAGCATTCAGAGCGAAGAGGAGCAGATGTGTGTACTTACCAGCTGAGTCTAGTGATTCTCTGGATTACAACGAAACTCCACCCAATATTCCAGTAACATCTTCCCAACTTGGAGGGGAGTATCCTTATCAAAGTTCATTTGATGAGGAGAGCGAATCTGATTCTTCTGAAACTGCTTCTATGGATTCTGAATCAGATTCTTCTGAAACAGACAATGACGAAGAAATGAATACATTTTCAG ACAGTAGTCATGATGCTGAGGAACAAGAAAGCACTAGCGGTGAGGAGCCTGGCGTGTTAGCAATTTCCGGTGACATGCCTCACCTCTATCGGCGGGAACCTAGAACAGTGGGTGAAGCATTACCCAAATGGCAATTCAAAGAAAAGAGGAATAGCTTTAACCTTGCAAGAAGGTCTGTTGTTGCTCCCGATGATAGTGATCAAATGTTTGGATCGGAAGATGAATACTCTTTAACTCCTGAAGCAGTTGCAAAAGGTCAAAATAAAACTTGCCATGGTGTTGATTGGGATGAATGGCCTTGGGAGGATCAGCCTGGTTTGAAAGGATATTCGAATTTTAAAGAGTTTGATCCATTAGATAGTGATCTCTATCATTATGATGGGGGGAATGGGTCAATGCTGGTAGATGTAGACATAAAGGTTCAAACAAGTTACCGGAAAGAGCCTGTCCCTATTGTATCTGTTATGAGCAAGATAGATGGGAGGTCTATAATTGGGCACCCAATCAAAATTGAAGCCCTTAAGGAAGGCTCAACTGACAATCTATTTTCTGCGATTGATGACTTCAGTAACGATGCGGTTGGATATGAGGGAAAAAGTGTGCTTCCAATTCCACTAGCTTGGGGGACTGCAAGGAGAACGACTGGAAGGAGAACAGCTGCAAGGAGAACAGCTAACTTTCGTGTCCCTCGACCACATATATTGTCATCAAATGTTGATGAGGACTTCTCATTAgatcaagaaaaaaatattgattataagaaattaaatggTGGAAGTTCCGGTCACAATGCAAGCCTTTGGAAGAAGAGTGGCCTTAACAATGCTGGGCCTTCAATTGACAAAAAGGCCTCTAAAAAGGGTGCAAAAAAACTGAACCTGACATCTAGTCAGAAAACAAGAACCCTTTCCTCTTTATCTATTGAAGATAATCTTAATAGAAAATCATCACTTACTAGAAGTTTTAATCGGACAGGTAAGTTGACTAAACCAGAGGTCTCAGGGATCACTACTGTGGCTTGCATACCAGTTAAATTAGTATTTAGTAGATTACTTGAGAAGATTAATAGGCCACCTTTAAAAGCATCTACTAATGCGGATGTGTTGAATACTGGCGTGGAGAAAAGATCTTAG
- the LOC123905992 gene encoding 2-(3-amino-3-carboxypropyl)histidine synthase subunit 1, protein MELLNQSEKQPNNTNTVTVTVTKQQEKPKPKRFIKSQIPDSILNDPLLNAAISILPSNYNFEVHKCVWRVRSTAAKRVALQFPEGLLMYSLVLSDIFTKFAGVTHCYVLGDVTYGACCIDDFSALALGADLLIHYGHSCLVPIDSTTIPCLYVFVDIKIDVDHLVDTVRLNEGFLGKNLIIAGTIQFASGIRAVKPELEKLGFRVLIPQSKPLSAGEVLGCTAPKVVKSVDDIGESVLVFVSDGRFHLEAFMIANPGIKAFRYDPYVGKLILEEYDHVGMKGSRKDAILKAGEARNWGVVLGTLGRQGNPKILERLEKKMRDKGFEYTVVLMSELSPTRISLFEDSVDAWIQIACPRLSIDWGEAFLKPVLTPFEAEIALGLIPGWWEKTQVQKQSCEDFTGCNKSDCCSNSSCGDAKGTQDFGGDYPMDYYAQDGGDWNSSYVKKSSRPARKISVTSVANNVVSQ, encoded by the coding sequence ATGGAGTTGTTGAATCAATCTGAAAAACAACCAAACAACACAAACACTGTCACTGTTACTGTCacaaaacaacaagaaaaaccaaaaccaaaacgaTTCATCAAAAGTCAAATCCCAGATTCAATCCTAAACGACCCACTTCTCAACGCCGCAATTTCAATTCTTCCTTCAAACTACAATTTCGAAGTTCACAAATGTGTTTGGCGCGTCCGTTCCACCGCCGCTAAACGCGTCGCACTTCAATTCCCTGAAGGTCTTCTTATGTATTCTCTTGTTCTTTCCGATATCTTCACCAAATTCGCCGGCGTTACTCACTGTTACGTTCTCGGTGATGTGACTTATGGTGCTTGTTGTATTGATGATTTCTCTGCTCTTGCACTTGGTGCTGATTTGCTTATTCATTATGGTCATAGTTGTTTGGTTCCGATTGATTCAACTACGATTCCTTGTCTTTATGTTTTTGTTGATATTAAGATTGATGTTGATCATTTAGTTGATACTGTTAGGTTGAATGAAGGGTTTCTTGGTAAGAATTTGATTATTGCTGGGACGATTCAGTTTGCGTCTGGGATTCGGGCTGTGAAGCCGGAATTagagaaattagggtttagggttttgattCCTCAGTCGAAGCCGTTGTCGGCTGGTGAGGTTTTAGGGTGTACTGCGCCGAAGGTGGTGAAATCGGTGGATGATATTGGAGAGAGTGTTTTGGTTTTTGTATCGGATGGAAGGTTTCATCTTGAAGCGTTTATGATAGCGAATCCGGGGATTAAGGCTTTTAGGTATGACCCTTATGTGGGGAAGTTGATTTTGGAGGAATATGATCATGTGGGTATGAAGGGGTCGAGGAAAGATGCGATTTTGAAAGCGGGGGAGGCTAGGAATTGGGGTGTTGTTTTAGGGACTTTGGGTAGGCAAGGGAATCCTAAGATTTTGGAGAGATTGGAAAAGAAAATGAGGGATAAAGGATTTGAATATACTGTGGTTTTAATGTCTGAGTTAAGCCCTACGAGGATCTCTTTGTTTGAAGATTCTGTGGATGCTTGGATTCAGATTGCTTGTCCTAGACTTTCTATTGATTGGGGGGAGGCTTTTCTCAAACCAGTTCTTACTCCTTTCGAGGCCGAGATAGCACTCGGATTGATACCTGGTTGGTGGGAGAAAACTCAAGTGCAGAAACAGAGTTGTGAAGATTTTACAGGTTGCAATAAGAGTGACTGTTGCTCTAACAGTAGCTGCGGAGATGCAAAGGGCACTCAAGATTTTGGTGGGGATTATCCGATGGACTATTATGCTCAAGATGGAGGAGACTGGAATTCCTCTTATGTGAAAAAGTCTAGTCGTCCTGCTAGGAAAATTTCTGTAACTTCTGTTGCTAATAATGTCGTTTCACAATAG
- the LOC123905994 gene encoding chalcone synthase 6, protein MVSVSEIRKAQRAEGPATILAIGTANPPNKVDQSTYPDFYFKITNSEHKAELKEKFQRMCDKSMIKSRYMYLTEEILKENPSLCEYMAPSLDARQDMVVVEVPRLGKEAAVKAIKEWGQPKSKITHLIFCTTSGVDMPGADYQLTKLLGLRPYVKRYMMYQQGCFAGGTVLRLAKDLAENNKGARVLVVCSEVTAVTFRGPSDTHLDSLVGQALFGDGAAALIVGSDPVPEIEKPIFEMVWTAQTIAPDSEGAIDGHLREAGLTFHLLKDVPGIVSKNIDKALVEAFQPLNISDYNSIFWIAHPGGPAILDQVEQKLALKPEKMKATRDVLSEYGNMSSACVLFILDEMRKKSAQNGLKTTGEGLDWGVLFGFGPGLTIETVVLHSVAI, encoded by the exons ATGGTTAGTGTTTCTGAAATTCGCAAGGCTCAAAGGGCTGAAGGCCCTGCTACCATTCTGGCCATTGGCACTGCTAATCCACCTAACAAGGTTGATCAGAGCACATATCCTGATTTTTACTTCAAAATCACTAACAGTGAGCATAAGGCTGAGCTCAAAGAGAAATTCCAGCGCATGT GTGATAAATCTATGATCAAGAGCAGATACATGTATCTAACAGAAgagattttgaaagaaaatcctaGTCTTTGTGAGTACATGGCACCTTCATTGGATGCAAGACAAGACATGGTGGTGGTAGAGGTACCTAGATTAGGGAAGGAAGCTGCTGTGAAGGCCATTAAAGAATGGGGTCAACCAAAATCTAAGATTACACATTTGATCTTCTGTACCACAAGTGGTGTAGACATGCCTGGTGCTGATTACCAACTCACAAAACTCTTAGGTCTTCGCCCGTATGTGAAGAGGTACATGATGTACCAACAAGGTTGCTTTGCAGGTGGGACGGTGCTTCGTTTGGCCAAGGATTTGGCTGAGAACAACAAAGGTGCTCGTGTTTTGGTTGTTTGTTCTGAAGTAACTGCTGTCACATTCCGTGGCCCTAGTGACACTCACTTGGACAGTCTTGTTGGACAAGCACTATTCGGAGATGGAGCAGCTGCACTTATCGTTGGTTCTGATCCAGTGCCAGAAATTGAGAAACCTATATTTGAGATGGTTTGGACTGCACAAACAATTGCTCCAGACAGTGAAGGTGCCATTGATGGTCATCTTCGTGAAGCTGGGCTAACATTTCATCTTCTTAAAGATGTTCCTGGGATTGTCTCCAAGAACATTGATAAAGCATTGGTTGAGGCATTCCAACCGTTAAACATCTCCGACTACAATTCAATCTTTTGGATTGCTCATCCAGGTGGACCTGCAATTTTAGACCAAGTTGAGCAAAAGTTAGCCTTGAAGCCTGAAAAGATGAAGGCTACTAGAGATGTACTTAGTGAATATGGTAACATGTCAAGTGCTTGTGTATTGTTCATCTTAGATGAGATGCGAAAGAAATCGGCTCAAAATGGACTTAAAACCACGGGAGAAGGACTTGATTGGGGTGTGTTGTTCGGCTTTGGACCAGGACTTACCATTGAGACTGTTGTTTTGCACAGTGTGGCCATTTGA